In Desulfomonile tiedjei DSM 6799, a genomic segment contains:
- a CDS encoding AAA family ATPase, which produces MAIITISRGSYSKGKEVAEKVALKLGYTCISRDLLVEASEQFNTPEIKLIRALHDAPTILERFSHGREKYLAYFASALLEKAQKDNLVYHGLAGHFYLQNIGHVLNVRILADFEDRVHFEMEREGISRDEAAYILKKDDEERRQWSLKLFGIDTSDPALYDMVLHIRKISVDDAVELIVRTAGMASFRTTVESQSAVDDLTLAARIKAEIVANYPTAKVTAQQGTVIILVELELSSGKRSVETVRWLTEMAQRIPVVKEVYIRGTNGVVFAPE; this is translated from the coding sequence GTGGCAATAATTACCATCTCACGAGGATCATACAGTAAGGGAAAAGAGGTGGCCGAAAAGGTAGCGCTCAAGCTGGGCTACACTTGTATCTCCAGAGATCTGCTCGTCGAGGCTTCAGAACAATTCAACACTCCTGAAATCAAGCTGATACGAGCCCTGCACGACGCACCAACGATACTGGAACGATTTTCACATGGCAGAGAGAAGTATTTGGCCTATTTTGCCTCGGCTCTTCTTGAGAAGGCTCAGAAGGATAACCTCGTATATCACGGCTTGGCTGGCCATTTCTATCTCCAGAATATCGGTCATGTCCTGAATGTGAGGATTCTCGCGGATTTTGAAGATCGCGTTCACTTCGAGATGGAACGCGAAGGGATTTCGCGTGATGAAGCAGCGTACATCCTAAAGAAGGACGATGAAGAGCGGAGGCAATGGAGCCTTAAGCTTTTCGGCATTGATACAAGCGATCCGGCATTGTACGATATGGTCCTGCACATTCGGAAAATCTCCGTGGACGATGCGGTGGAACTGATAGTCCGTACAGCAGGAATGGCTAGTTTCAGAACGACTGTCGAATCTCAGAGCGCTGTGGACGACCTCACCTTAGCAGCGAGAATCAAGGCCGAAATTGTCGCAAACTATCCGACTGCCAAAGTGACTGCTCAGCAGGGGACTGTGATAATCTTAGTAGAATTAGAACTTTCATCGGGAAAGCGTTCGGTGGAAACGGTTCGGTGGTTGACGGAGATGGCTCAGCGTATTCCCGTCGTCAAAGAAGTGTACATTAGAGGAACCAACGGAGTTGTCTTTGCTCCCGAATGA
- a CDS encoding FAD-dependent oxidoreductase — protein sequence MSRTEVPKLMDRPIVIVGGGVAGLTVARLLAGNGIKSIVVERENNLGGHVGQWACMATDTCLRCHCCSVEEMVNYALTSDMIEVRTGWELASFSPSAGIAKEALLKQTGTAREEIEQAEALVITTGFQPYNPAEKILLGHGRLDQVFTLAEVDSLLRTDKLSLFTGDRDGLKVAFFQCVGSRDASSGGNYCSQYCCQAALRMALKLIHEDPRIAVTLFYIDLQLAGKYGGALLKAAQDKGVRLLQGVPGEIRNSNDSLEVIIESQGQNLHETFDRAILSIGQRPNALESFVEQLGLSADDFGFIQSKDTLDSSRTSVADVYVAGTCCGPKNIENTVSHAGQTAEAIMADLRRKGI from the coding sequence TTGAGCAGGACTGAGGTTCCCAAACTGATGGATAGACCAATCGTTATCGTTGGAGGCGGAGTTGCCGGTCTCACGGTCGCCAGATTATTGGCCGGGAATGGCATCAAGAGCATCGTAGTGGAACGAGAAAACAACCTCGGAGGGCACGTCGGCCAATGGGCTTGCATGGCGACGGATACGTGTCTCAGGTGTCATTGCTGTTCCGTTGAAGAAATGGTGAATTACGCGCTTACATCCGACATGATCGAAGTGCGTACCGGCTGGGAACTGGCATCGTTTTCTCCGTCCGCGGGAATTGCCAAGGAAGCACTACTGAAGCAGACCGGAACGGCCAGAGAAGAGATTGAACAGGCTGAAGCTCTGGTCATTACCACCGGATTTCAACCGTACAATCCTGCTGAGAAGATTCTGTTGGGACACGGTCGCTTGGACCAGGTGTTCACGTTGGCTGAAGTTGACTCACTCTTGCGAACAGACAAGCTGTCCCTGTTTACTGGCGATAGGGATGGGCTCAAAGTTGCCTTCTTTCAATGTGTGGGATCCAGGGACGCCAGCTCCGGTGGAAATTACTGCTCGCAATATTGCTGTCAGGCTGCGTTGAGGATGGCTCTTAAACTGATCCATGAAGATCCCCGGATTGCTGTCACCCTTTTCTACATTGATTTGCAGTTGGCCGGTAAATATGGCGGAGCACTGTTGAAGGCAGCCCAAGACAAGGGTGTTCGCCTGCTCCAAGGTGTACCGGGCGAAATCAGAAATTCGAACGACTCTCTGGAAGTTATTATAGAATCGCAAGGTCAAAACCTGCATGAGACTTTTGACCGAGCAATCCTCTCCATAGGGCAAAGGCCGAACGCATTGGAGTCATTTGTAGAGCAGTTGGGCCTTTCTGCAGATGATTTCGGATTCATACAATCGAAAGACACGCTGGACAGCAGTCGAACCTCCGTCGCCGATGTGTATGTGGCAGGAACCTGCTGTGGGCCGAAAAACATTGAGAATACCGTGTCGCACGCAGGTCAGACTGCCGAAGCAATTATGGCGGATCTTCGAAGGAAAGGAATTTAG
- a CDS encoding sensor histidine kinase, translating into MVESILSLGLQDHVALISKKRRHLMDVTVSQYRFQYRSLASKMFLTTFAVSIIPLLILGAVARYYFISSYKVEVQQRLKEIILNGQAQLENIIQARIIALRVLAQNPSASFGTKSAVSENFQVLKSIFGDTVQSLVLLDSQGKQVAWSPDTVEDTPSDSSIFPFLQRTNERGLYITDVATDKTRGNSFTIALPVEHDRKKWVLLAAFSTDPLTRVLGGLDLEPAARIFIVNRTGEVQVAFPADAALPEKVAYDERMAGQEDCAVPEINESPEGSTICLKIRITNTPWMLTLFEEKDHAYAAIYDARRSSIAAVFLGALILGLVAAFVSRRLAHHVAHMDQERQLMNEQLMQTAKLASLGEMAAGIAHEINNPLAVMVQEAGWMQDLLDDGTDEIRENIPEFRVALSRIQAHGKRCRGITHKLLSFARPVDHRAEVIQLNSILENVVELYSHRSQGGDLTFTTVLAPDLPKVQVSPSEVEQILVNLINNSLDAMEHGAGSIAITTRLHGHYVVVDVSDNGPGIPKEHLTKVFDPFFTTKPVGKGTGLGLAICYGIMKKLRGDITVTSETGQGTTFHLFFPVV; encoded by the coding sequence TTGGTCGAATCGATCCTGAGCTTAGGGCTTCAGGATCACGTCGCATTAATATCCAAGAAAAGGCGTCATCTGATGGACGTGACGGTCAGTCAATACAGATTTCAGTATCGCTCTCTTGCCTCAAAGATGTTCCTCACCACCTTTGCGGTGTCCATCATACCTCTTCTCATATTAGGAGCTGTGGCCAGATACTATTTTATCTCCTCTTATAAAGTTGAGGTACAGCAGCGTTTGAAGGAAATCATTCTGAACGGACAGGCACAGTTGGAGAATATTATCCAAGCCCGGATTATAGCCCTTCGAGTGCTGGCTCAGAATCCTTCCGCCTCATTTGGAACGAAATCCGCTGTCTCCGAGAATTTCCAGGTCCTGAAGTCAATATTCGGAGACACTGTCCAGTCGCTGGTTCTATTGGACTCCCAGGGGAAGCAGGTCGCATGGTCCCCAGATACCGTCGAGGATACTCCGTCCGATTCTTCGATTTTCCCGTTCCTCCAGCGGACCAATGAAAGAGGACTGTATATTACTGATGTTGCAACGGATAAGACCCGAGGGAACAGTTTCACGATTGCTCTTCCTGTGGAACACGATCGGAAAAAATGGGTCCTTCTTGCAGCATTCAGCACCGATCCTCTAACCCGGGTGCTCGGCGGGCTCGATCTGGAGCCGGCAGCCAGAATTTTCATCGTCAACAGAACAGGGGAGGTTCAGGTAGCATTTCCGGCTGATGCTGCACTTCCGGAAAAAGTAGCCTACGATGAACGAATGGCCGGACAGGAGGATTGTGCTGTACCGGAAATTAACGAAAGCCCTGAGGGTTCTACTATTTGTCTGAAGATAAGAATCACGAATACCCCTTGGATGCTGACACTTTTCGAAGAAAAAGACCACGCTTATGCAGCAATCTACGATGCGCGCCGTTCGTCGATAGCAGCCGTTTTCCTGGGAGCACTTATTTTAGGGCTGGTTGCTGCGTTTGTGTCGCGACGTCTGGCCCATCACGTAGCACACATGGATCAGGAAAGACAGCTCATGAATGAGCAACTCATGCAAACGGCGAAGCTTGCCTCCCTGGGAGAGATGGCAGCCGGAATAGCCCACGAGATAAACAACCCACTGGCCGTCATGGTTCAGGAAGCCGGCTGGATGCAAGATCTACTGGACGATGGAACGGACGAGATCCGGGAGAACATACCTGAATTCAGAGTCGCATTGTCCCGGATCCAGGCACACGGGAAACGATGCCGGGGCATCACGCACAAACTCTTGAGTTTTGCACGCCCGGTGGACCATAGGGCCGAAGTCATCCAACTAAACAGCATTCTCGAGAATGTCGTGGAACTCTATTCACACAGATCGCAAGGCGGCGACCTTACCTTTACGACCGTACTTGCGCCCGATCTTCCGAAAGTGCAGGTTTCTCCTTCCGAAGTGGAACAAATACTGGTTAATCTTATCAATAATAGCTTGGATGCCATGGAACACGGTGCGGGGAGCATCGCGATCACAACCAGGCTTCACGGACATTACGTTGTTGTTGATGTATCGGATAACGGCCCTGGAATCCCGAAAGAGCATCTGACCAAGGTTTTCGATCCGTTCTTTACCACAAAGCCTGTGGGAAAAGGTACCGGTCTCGGACTTGCTATTTGCTACGGTATTATGAAGAAATTGAGAGGTGACATAACCGTTACCAGTGAAACAGGACAGGGAACCACGTTTCATCTGTTCTTCCCTGTTGTATAA
- a CDS encoding hydrogenase iron-sulfur subunit produces the protein MSLRHSKEALQTVPDGETNPRVLILGGGISAAIAAQALKNTGLQVTFARIQDISENVYVPYPSRSDDFVKDLAALPGEIEIIDVTQIPVIERTESMFRAVFEDKTESTNDCIFLSPGVALKPVPERLPQGTELFTAQTGVLPSERVAFLLDYAELTAPAVGMSAIRVATDHVRNGGEALICFKHAPVLHVFGETLYQAARKAGVRFVRFGEKLPEIQVSGDKEGRKHFQVATEDVIDSGNEFVWESDRLIVATGPDASSIPGWAQKIIKGDFDGRGYMLSDSIDSSVGRSLQSGVFVVGGATGNLDYIGSTAQAYAAAAEAKAWIENSLLKRNKETLSIDTTCVRCLTCYRVCPHGALSLQVNTSRSRIQPLSSFCVECGICASVCPAAAITLTACPQESINAFINDVSPSDLPKTTFVFGCKRSAAMMAKSMEMPENARFLEVPCAGSVSEHSIWSALAAGAKGVLVVGCHDGNCHSHVGTNLAAARVEQARSIGIFDGNPKIGYFTVAPNEYARFQRLLSEFLQIED, from the coding sequence ATGAGCTTGAGGCATTCCAAAGAGGCACTGCAAACCGTACCCGATGGCGAAACAAACCCGCGGGTTCTGATACTAGGAGGCGGCATTTCGGCTGCTATAGCGGCTCAAGCTCTCAAAAACACAGGCCTGCAGGTAACGTTTGCGAGAATCCAAGACATCTCTGAGAATGTCTATGTCCCCTATCCTTCTCGTTCTGACGATTTCGTGAAGGATCTGGCAGCCCTGCCGGGTGAGATCGAGATAATTGATGTCACGCAAATACCTGTCATCGAGCGAACTGAGAGTATGTTCAGAGCCGTTTTCGAGGACAAGACGGAATCAACAAACGATTGTATCTTCTTGTCTCCAGGCGTTGCACTGAAACCGGTCCCCGAACGTCTTCCTCAAGGAACCGAGCTTTTCACTGCACAAACCGGGGTACTCCCCAGCGAGCGGGTAGCCTTTTTGCTGGATTATGCCGAGTTGACCGCGCCTGCCGTGGGGATGTCTGCAATCCGTGTTGCTACCGATCACGTACGCAATGGAGGAGAGGCTCTCATCTGTTTCAAACATGCCCCAGTGCTACATGTTTTCGGAGAAACACTGTATCAAGCTGCAAGAAAAGCTGGGGTGCGTTTTGTCCGTTTCGGAGAGAAATTACCTGAGATTCAGGTTTCCGGTGACAAGGAAGGGCGAAAACACTTTCAGGTGGCGACGGAAGACGTCATTGACAGTGGAAATGAATTCGTCTGGGAATCTGACCGACTGATAGTTGCTACCGGGCCGGATGCTTCGTCAATTCCGGGATGGGCACAGAAAATTATCAAAGGCGATTTCGACGGCCGGGGATACATGTTATCCGACAGTATCGATTCGAGTGTAGGTCGATCTTTGCAAAGCGGCGTATTCGTGGTGGGAGGAGCAACAGGTAACCTGGACTACATTGGTTCCACGGCTCAAGCTTACGCTGCTGCCGCTGAAGCGAAGGCATGGATAGAGAACTCCCTCCTTAAAAGAAATAAAGAGACTCTTTCAATTGATACGACATGCGTTCGGTGCCTGACATGCTACAGGGTATGCCCGCACGGTGCGTTGTCTTTACAGGTAAACACTTCTCGTTCACGCATCCAGCCGTTATCCTCGTTCTGCGTCGAATGCGGGATATGCGCTTCAGTGTGTCCGGCTGCCGCAATTACACTGACCGCTTGCCCCCAGGAATCCATCAATGCCTTTATCAACGACGTGAGCCCTTCCGACCTGCCCAAGACGACGTTCGTGTTTGGCTGTAAACGATCGGCAGCGATGATGGCCAAATCGATGGAGATGCCTGAGAATGCTCGTTTCTTGGAAGTTCCGTGTGCCGGCAGCGTGTCGGAACATTCTATTTGGTCAGCATTAGCCGCCGGGGCAAAAGGCGTACTCGTAGTGGGATGTCATGACGGGAATTGCCATTCTCATGTCGGCACGAACTTGGCCGCAGCACGAGTCGAGCAAGCACGGAGCATCGGGATCTTTGATGGTAATCCGAAAATCGGCTATTTTACCGTCGCTCCGAATGAGTATGCTCGCTTTCAACGCCTGTTGAGTGAATTCTTGCAGATTGAAGACTAA
- a CDS encoding YybH family protein, whose translation MRSAILLMVLVVSISPAAGFAAEGEKGADRASLLAQSESLLAARSSAKEFVTAFNRGDAKAVGNLWTADGEYVDENGRAFRGRESIEKEYAAFFARHPNLKLETTVSSMKFLNAHAAIEDGTSVLRKADNSPVSRASYTAFLLKEGGKWLMASVREYPLPVPAARPNFRNLDWLIGTWTAAKDSKKLQFVYRWIADKKFIELSYSAWDQGSLPTRSGIQVIGIDPSSGEVVSWSFDSNGGYGRGLWKLLKKGLMVESSGTLPDGASTASTDILSRMDDNSIRWQSVNRTVAGQRLNDSEPVVLKRKAQ comes from the coding sequence ATGAGAAGTGCAATTCTACTGATGGTACTCGTTGTGAGTATAAGCCCCGCGGCCGGTTTCGCGGCAGAGGGCGAGAAGGGAGCGGACAGGGCCTCACTCTTAGCTCAATCAGAGAGCCTTCTGGCTGCTCGCTCTTCAGCGAAGGAATTCGTCACAGCGTTCAACAGGGGTGACGCCAAAGCTGTCGGCAATCTTTGGACTGCCGATGGGGAATATGTGGACGAAAACGGTCGGGCATTCCGGGGACGAGAGTCTATCGAGAAGGAATATGCCGCATTTTTCGCTCGGCATCCGAATCTGAAGTTGGAGACAACAGTTTCGTCCATGAAGTTCCTGAACGCTCATGCAGCCATTGAGGATGGAACGTCCGTTCTGAGGAAAGCTGACAACTCACCGGTCTCGAGGGCCTCCTATACCGCTTTTCTTCTGAAGGAAGGTGGAAAATGGTTGATGGCAAGCGTCCGCGAATACCCCTTGCCCGTACCGGCAGCACGACCGAACTTCAGGAACCTCGACTGGCTCATCGGAACCTGGACAGCGGCCAAGGACTCCAAGAAGCTGCAATTCGTTTACCGGTGGATTGCCGACAAAAAGTTCATCGAACTCTCATACTCCGCTTGGGACCAAGGATCGCTGCCAACCCGGTCCGGAATTCAGGTGATAGGCATCGATCCTTCTTCAGGCGAAGTGGTTTCCTGGAGCTTCGATTCCAACGGAGGCTACGGTCGAGGGCTTTGGAAGCTCCTCAAGAAAGGGTTGATGGTCGAATCCAGCGGAACACTCCCTGACGGTGCCTCCACTGCTTCCACCGACATCCTGTCCAGGATGGACGACAACAGTATTCGGTGGCAGTCAGTCAACAGAACCGTAGCAGGACAGCGACTAAATGACAGTGAACCCGTTGTGCTGAAAAGGAAGGCTCAATAG
- a CDS encoding mechanosensitive ion channel family protein has product MECKKLLELRTPLRMANNTTPLRYARNAAPYRIMGSLRYGLQLTVLFLCFFWTNGAEAAVDLHPLAPPNVSSPRATLKTFLDTMNDATQAYKAGHEHKAVALAERAARCLNLEKEPPALRHVMGFYMTLYLKETLDRIEIPPYDEIPDAKAVRTEKMTSWTIPYTEISIALVSEGSSTERFLFSSDTVRNAESYYEKVKDLPYTPQSGGGALLDQLKDTGSLIVPKSLVERLPNWARTEIFGEATWQWIGLIIYFGIAAGTILLLYKGGGGLLGMLDEKFQWGVKHSVGGLILPVTLILFSHVGLWFIIYGLRFLNADVYMPIAFVFLLISYGARIWLIGAVLNRIAAIFVFVGGIVRGGVDDQLVRLGFQALSVIIVGVMMVNLGARLGLPTYSLITGLGIGGLAVALAGREALSNVIGTVMIILDRPFKLGDYIVLGEGERGEVTEVGLRSTRIRTRDDILISIPNSVIANAKMINESAPVPASRIRVKIGVAYGSDLAKVEEVWLKIVQQNELVLSHPAPRIRFRRFGDSALDLELLCWIDPPELRGRIIHQLSWAIHEEFRKQGIEIPFPQRDIHIRTDR; this is encoded by the coding sequence ATGGAGTGCAAAAAACTGCTGGAGCTGAGGACACCGTTGAGAATGGCCAATAATACCACTCCGCTTAGATATGCAAGGAACGCTGCACCGTACAGGATTATGGGGTCATTGCGCTACGGTCTCCAGCTTACGGTACTGTTTCTGTGTTTTTTTTGGACAAACGGAGCCGAAGCAGCCGTGGATCTGCATCCTCTTGCTCCTCCGAACGTTTCCAGCCCGAGAGCCACTCTCAAGACTTTTCTTGACACCATGAACGATGCTACTCAGGCATACAAGGCGGGGCACGAACACAAGGCCGTTGCACTCGCCGAACGAGCGGCTCGATGCCTGAATCTGGAGAAAGAACCACCCGCACTGAGACACGTAATGGGGTTCTATATGACCCTGTATCTCAAGGAGACTCTGGATCGAATTGAAATACCACCCTATGATGAAATTCCTGATGCCAAAGCCGTCCGAACGGAAAAGATGACCAGTTGGACCATCCCTTACACGGAGATCTCCATTGCGCTCGTGAGCGAGGGATCTTCCACCGAACGGTTCCTCTTTTCGAGCGATACGGTCAGAAATGCGGAATCATATTACGAGAAGGTAAAAGACCTGCCATATACGCCTCAGTCCGGAGGCGGAGCGCTCCTGGACCAGCTCAAGGACACGGGCAGTCTGATTGTGCCAAAATCTCTTGTAGAGCGGTTGCCAAACTGGGCTCGAACAGAGATCTTCGGTGAGGCAACGTGGCAATGGATAGGACTTATCATCTATTTTGGGATCGCTGCCGGAACGATTCTGTTGCTATACAAGGGGGGCGGTGGACTCCTCGGCATGTTGGATGAGAAGTTCCAATGGGGCGTGAAGCACTCGGTGGGCGGCCTTATTCTACCTGTAACTCTGATTCTTTTTTCGCACGTCGGCCTCTGGTTTATCATCTACGGATTGCGCTTCCTCAATGCCGACGTCTATATGCCGATAGCATTTGTCTTTTTGCTCATATCCTATGGCGCTCGGATATGGTTGATCGGTGCGGTACTCAATCGAATTGCTGCGATCTTTGTGTTCGTGGGCGGAATTGTACGAGGAGGAGTGGACGATCAACTGGTTCGCCTCGGCTTTCAAGCTCTGTCGGTGATCATTGTCGGCGTGATGATGGTCAATCTGGGTGCCAGATTGGGACTGCCCACGTACTCTCTCATCACGGGACTGGGAATCGGCGGTCTCGCCGTGGCACTGGCAGGTCGTGAAGCGCTGTCCAATGTCATCGGCACAGTGATGATCATTCTGGACCGTCCGTTTAAGTTGGGGGACTACATTGTTCTCGGAGAAGGGGAACGAGGAGAGGTTACCGAAGTGGGCCTCCGGAGCACTCGCATTCGAACACGAGACGACATCCTGATATCGATTCCCAACTCAGTAATAGCTAATGCCAAGATGATCAATGAGAGTGCTCCTGTTCCAGCGTCTCGAATTCGGGTTAAAATCGGAGTAGCCTATGGTTCGGATCTGGCAAAGGTAGAGGAGGTATGGCTGAAGATCGTGCAGCAAAACGAACTTGTCTTGTCTCATCCGGCTCCGAGAATTCGATTTCGGCGTTTCGGTGATTCAGCCCTTGATCTTGAGCTGTTGTGCTGGATCGATCCGCCGGAACTCAGGGGTAGAATAATTCATCAACTAAGCTGGGCCATCCATGAAGAATTCCGGAAACAAGGAATCGAGATTCCTTTTCCGCAGCGGGACATCCATATTCGTACGGACCGGTAG
- a CDS encoding M20 metallopeptidase family protein: MVLIPGIVAIHDEMIGWRHEFHRHPEISFHEHRTAAKVAELLRSFGLDEIVEGVGSTGVLGILKNDEGPVIALRADMDALAFSDQGQHDHKSTADGVTHACGHDGHVAMLLGSAKYLSFSRRFRGTVVFVFQPAEEVTGGAKHLLEQGFLERYGVQSIFAVHSFPGLAAGRISITPGTALAAVDNFKITITGRSGHAGAPHLARDPIAAAGAMISRLQTIATRTVDPIDSVVVAVTSIQSSSNLHNVIPESVRLKGTVRYLNPAYGKPVPMEMKAIVDGVAAAHGVIASIEYKRSTPPLINASPACEFATNVAKSLLGDDGVVQLPPMMGGEDFAYYLQRIPGVFAFIGNGEDSASLHNAAFDFNDKALPVGASYFVRMVETSLPL; encoded by the coding sequence ATGGTTCTTATCCCCGGAATAGTTGCAATACACGATGAAATGATTGGATGGCGCCATGAGTTTCACCGGCACCCTGAAATCAGTTTTCACGAGCACAGGACAGCAGCCAAGGTTGCGGAATTGCTCAGGTCCTTCGGGTTAGACGAGATAGTGGAAGGCGTGGGAAGCACAGGAGTGCTTGGAATTCTAAAGAACGACGAAGGTCCTGTGATAGCATTGAGAGCCGACATGGACGCTCTTGCCTTTTCCGATCAGGGTCAACACGACCATAAATCCACAGCAGACGGCGTTACACATGCGTGCGGACACGACGGACATGTTGCGATGCTCCTCGGTTCGGCAAAGTATCTTTCATTTTCCCGCAGGTTCAGAGGAACCGTGGTGTTCGTGTTTCAGCCTGCCGAAGAAGTCACCGGCGGAGCGAAGCACTTGCTCGAACAGGGATTCCTCGAACGTTATGGAGTCCAGTCCATTTTTGCAGTTCACAGCTTCCCCGGGTTGGCAGCCGGACGCATAAGCATCACACCCGGAACCGCATTGGCTGCCGTGGACAATTTCAAGATCACCATCACCGGCCGCAGTGGTCACGCGGGCGCTCCGCATTTGGCGCGAGATCCTATTGCAGCGGCTGGTGCAATGATTTCGCGACTTCAGACAATAGCGACGCGTACCGTAGATCCCATCGATTCGGTAGTGGTTGCAGTAACGAGCATTCAGTCCAGTTCCAACTTGCACAACGTCATTCCCGAAAGCGTTCGGCTCAAGGGGACGGTTCGTTATCTGAACCCCGCTTATGGAAAACCTGTTCCGATGGAGATGAAGGCGATTGTCGACGGTGTGGCCGCTGCACATGGGGTGATAGCATCCATCGAATATAAACGGAGCACTCCTCCGCTGATCAACGCTTCACCTGCATGCGAATTCGCAACCAATGTTGCAAAAAGTCTGCTCGGCGATGATGGCGTGGTTCAACTCCCTCCAATGATGGGAGGCGAAGACTTTGCGTACTACCTCCAAAGAATTCCGGGAGTCTTCGCGTTCATTGGAAATGGCGAGGACTCTGCTTCTCTTCACAACGCAGCCTTTGATTTCAACGACAAAGCGCTGCCGGTAGGTGCGAGCTATTTCGTGCGCATGGTCGAGACCAGCTTGCCCCTGTAG
- a CDS encoding CBS and ACT domain-containing protein — translation MIVRNWMSTKVITVNINDSVQEAISLLMQHNSSILPVEHDGKVVGLITHRDLRKLRDTKGSKPDMRNIPEAVLQQKVDTIMCRSIIAVPPEYTVEEASQLLLERRIPGCPVLDHNGEIVGIITKKDCLKAFTEASGVTSMGILFGFLVEDREDCINDVLKVLHRHDARLMAIMSLYANAPEGHKFLYIRCFHIDNRSIQELRDELANTAKLILVIDRSKGIQEMYD, via the coding sequence ATGATAGTAAGAAATTGGATGAGTACTAAAGTAATTACCGTAAACATTAACGACAGCGTTCAAGAGGCAATAAGCCTGCTCATGCAGCACAATTCCAGCATCTTACCGGTCGAACATGACGGCAAGGTTGTGGGACTGATTACACATCGCGACCTGCGCAAGCTGAGAGACACCAAAGGCTCCAAGCCTGATATGCGGAATATTCCGGAGGCAGTGCTACAGCAGAAGGTGGATACGATCATGTGCAGATCGATTATAGCTGTGCCACCTGAGTACACGGTAGAAGAGGCCTCACAGCTTCTTCTGGAACGAAGAATTCCCGGATGCCCTGTGCTGGATCATAATGGAGAGATAGTGGGAATCATAACCAAAAAGGATTGCCTCAAAGCCTTTACGGAAGCAAGCGGAGTGACATCGATGGGGATCCTTTTCGGGTTCTTGGTGGAAGATCGGGAAGATTGTATCAATGACGTTCTCAAGGTGCTTCATAGACATGATGCTCGTCTCATGGCCATCATGAGCCTGTACGCGAATGCTCCCGAAGGTCACAAATTTCTCTATATCCGATGTTTTCACATCGATAACAGATCCATCCAGGAACTCCGCGATGAACTGGCGAACACCGCAAAGCTCATTCTGGTTATAGACCGAAGCAAGGGAATTCAAGAGATGTACGATTAA